Proteins encoded within one genomic window of Desulfomonilaceae bacterium:
- a CDS encoding 2-oxoacid:acceptor oxidoreductase subunit alpha, which yields MSEVDFTVEVCGMAGDGTIAAGGLINEAMSLGGFSVLGFDSYPAEIRGFGRCVTKSRIGSTDIVALGEQTHALISLNDEQSRSRAVFLDDHALVFFDSNPPSYVSEEKSLLSTLSNNVEVFGLPFGDLAVASGAARSKNLVALGGFAAVTGIDPSLFRQVILKKFKAKGDRIVDINIKSFDAGYDYALEKFHDRLKNWFAKSGTQYDSDKVMMSGNQAIGMAAIEAGLKLYFGYPITPATPIMEYLAKWLPEKGGRVVQMEDEISSIGAVLGSFYAGERAMTATSGPGFALMTELITHGVMAEIPAVIIDAQRAGPATGLPTKTEQSDLHAAVFGGPGDSARIVIAPTNVEECYYMVLKSFQLAEKYQTPVIVLTDFFLDNRVENLHTPRASDELRACWNVFPDESPGNRYLRYEDTSSGISPRAIPGMQGYNYTATGLEHTESGSPDYSSEIHTKMTEKRHRKIRNALEDLQQPTEFFSSDQLDVGVIGWGSTFGSVLEAVAKSKKNGFRVGALKITSIFPYHSDIIKAFMAKSGFVLIPELNYEGQLANLLERLNSKPVERLNLVTATPIPPSAIQKRIEELLEVGA from the coding sequence TCGCCGCTGGTGGCCTGATCAATGAGGCAATGTCTCTTGGAGGTTTCTCGGTTCTGGGTTTTGACTCTTACCCGGCTGAAATTAGGGGTTTCGGGCGTTGCGTAACAAAATCCAGAATTGGGTCAACTGATATTGTGGCTTTAGGAGAGCAGACGCATGCTTTGATCTCTCTAAATGATGAGCAATCCAGATCGAGGGCCGTATTTCTGGATGATCACGCTCTTGTTTTCTTTGACAGTAATCCCCCTTCGTACGTGTCGGAAGAAAAATCGTTGCTTTCCACACTCTCCAACAACGTTGAAGTATTCGGACTACCCTTCGGTGATTTGGCTGTAGCCAGTGGCGCCGCTCGGAGCAAAAACCTCGTGGCGCTTGGGGGATTCGCCGCGGTCACGGGTATTGATCCAAGTCTTTTCCGACAAGTAATTCTCAAAAAGTTTAAGGCCAAGGGAGATCGAATTGTAGACATTAACATCAAGAGTTTTGACGCGGGTTATGATTATGCGCTTGAAAAATTCCATGACAGGCTCAAAAATTGGTTCGCTAAATCTGGGACTCAATACGATTCCGACAAGGTGATGATGTCCGGAAATCAGGCAATAGGCATGGCGGCTATCGAAGCCGGTTTGAAGCTGTATTTCGGATATCCGATCACGCCCGCTACTCCAATCATGGAATACCTTGCAAAATGGCTGCCTGAAAAAGGGGGACGCGTCGTTCAGATGGAAGACGAGATTTCCTCCATTGGAGCGGTGCTTGGGAGCTTTTACGCCGGCGAGCGAGCCATGACGGCTACCAGTGGACCGGGATTCGCTCTGATGACTGAATTAATAACCCACGGAGTGATGGCTGAAATCCCTGCGGTCATAATTGACGCTCAACGAGCTGGCCCTGCCACAGGGCTCCCAACGAAAACCGAACAGTCGGACCTCCACGCCGCTGTTTTTGGCGGACCTGGCGATTCCGCCAGAATCGTTATCGCTCCAACCAACGTGGAGGAATGTTATTATATGGTTCTAAAATCCTTCCAGTTAGCTGAAAAATACCAGACACCTGTCATTGTCTTGACAGATTTTTTTCTCGATAACAGGGTCGAAAATTTGCATACACCGAGGGCTTCCGACGAGCTTAGAGCTTGCTGGAATGTTTTCCCGGACGAGTCTCCAGGAAACCGTTATCTTCGTTATGAGGACACTTCATCCGGAATTTCTCCCAGGGCAATTCCGGGCATGCAAGGATATAATTATACAGCGACCGGTCTGGAGCATACCGAGAGTGGATCTCCGGATTATTCTTCAGAAATCCATACAAAAATGACGGAAAAACGTCATCGAAAAATTCGAAACGCTTTGGAAGATCTTCAACAGCCTACCGAATTTTTTTCAAGCGATCAATTGGATGTCGGAGTCATCGGTTGGGGATCAACTTTCGGTTCAGTACTAGAGGCTGTCGCAAAGTCCAAAAAAAACGGGTTTAGGGTCGGAGCCCTCAAGATTACGTCGATATTCCCTTATCATTCAGACATCATTAAAGCTTTTATGGCTAAATCAGGATTCGTTTTGATACCGGAACTGAACTATGAGGGTCAATTGGCCAACCTGTTAGAGCGCCTTAATTCAAAGCCGGTGGAGCGCTTGAATTTGGTCACAGCGACGCCAATTCCACCATCTGCGATCCAAAAAAGGATTGAAGAGCTACTGGAGGTAGGAGCCTGA